The Homo sapiens chromosome 16, GRCh38.p14 Primary Assembly genome includes the window AGAGTGAAAACAGCAGTGATCCCCGCAGTGCCTTTCAAGGCCCTCCATGATGACTGACCTCACCTCCTTCTCTATGCCTCCTTCCTGTCTCTGCTGTCCCCTGACTGGAGGCCACCCTTCCCTGTTCCTCGAAGGCCCCAAGCAGGCTCTTGCCTCAGGacttttgcacatgctgttccttctgcctggaaagcTCTTCCACCACATGACTCCTTCTCCTACAAGGATTGCCCCCAAGTCATGTTCTCTATGATGCCTACTCTCTCCAGCACTCCCACGCTCAACTCAGCCTGCcaaaattattccattttctccGGCACTCCTCACTTTTAACATAGTTTGTGATTTCCCTGttgtttctctctccccactAGAATGGATGTGCCATACTGGAACAGATGTTTGTCTTTTTGGCCAAAGACAtatgtatccccagtgcctagaaaagGGCCTGGCATGCACAGATCCTCAGTAAGGGGTTACATGAatcagtaaatgaatgaatgatttatatATCATCACCATCAAAACATCAAAATACTCTAGCCAGAAAAGGAGAGATAGCACTAATTTTTAAActctaaaacatttaaatatacattaaggagaaaataattaaatgctcATGCTAAAACACTGCAAAATAGCTGAAAAAGTGTAAACATTTAGGTGTTGGACCTacaaatcaaaatcccagctaAATATGATGCcgatggccaggcgcagtagctcacgcctgtaatcccagcactttggcaggttgaggcgggtggattgcttgagcctaagagttcaagaccaacgtgGGCAatctagtgagaccctgtctctatttttcatatgtgtatgtgtatgtgtaaataAAGACAGACAAGTATTGTATTTGGTTAATACTTTGttgtgctgtttttgttttgtaaaagtGCCAAAGAGATGGATGAGACTGTTGCTGAGTTCATCAAGAGGACCATCTTGAAAATCCCCATGAATGAACTGACAACAATCCTGAAGGCCTGGGATTTTTTGTCTGAAAATCAACTGCAGACTGTAAATTTCCGACAGAGAAAGGAATCTGTAGTTCAGCACTTGATCCATCTGTGTGAGGTAACAGTGTTAAAAATGATGAGCCTTGAACAGAGTGCTACCCCcttgggtttttctttcttctattccttACTCCAAAAGAGATGTAAGGTAGCTGCTAAACTACTAGTGAAGTGATGAGGGCTATATACAACTGCAGTGGAAAAAAACCTAATTTTTAATTGACCTTTTCATCTTAAAAGAATGCTTAAAAATCAATAAGatggaaaaagtaaatatagTAGAAAAAACAGTACAAATTAAAATAACGAGCAGTATTTTTCgcagtatttttttaaacctatcaAATTATCAAGGATGAAAAGACAACAACACCCAGATGTATTGGCAAACTTGTAAGgaaagagactctgtctttcATGTGTATTTATCTCTTTAATtgcttattgttttaaaatgttttcagactatcagaaaagttgcaaatttagttcaaataattttcttattccaATATACCCGTCTCtccttcacttttatttatttattttttatttatttttgagacagagtcttgctctgtcatccatgctggagtgcagtggcacaaactcagcttactgcaacctctgcctcccaggttctagcgattctagtgcctcagcctgctgagtagctgcgactacaggcacgcaccaccacactggctaatttttgtattttcagtagagacgaggttttgccatgttggccaggttggtgtcaaactcctgacctcaggtgatctgctcactttggcctcccaaagtgctgggattacaggtgtgagccaccatgcctggcctcctttgcttttaaataaatatactttttgacctagcaattctacttaCAGAAATTTatgatgagaaaataataaaaaataggagGTATgtataaatattgataaatatttagttATATAAATGAAGATGCATTGtagcattgttttaaaaacaaaacacgtTCACATAAAGACGTGTGTActaatgttcacagcaacattattcataaaagccacaaactggaaacaacccaaatgtccatcagcaggtaAACAGATGAACAGATTGTGATGTTTCCATACAGTGGAtatactcagcagtaaaaaggaatgaagtattcaTAGATGCTAACATATGGATGGATATCAAAATAATTGTGCTGAGTAAAAGCCAGACCAAAAAAATGAGTACACACTTATGTTAACATTCATATAAacctctagaaaatgcaaacaaatctgtaatgacagaaagcagatcagcgTTTGCCTTAGGACTAAGGCTTGGGAGGTAGAGACATGGGAACCAAGAAGAGTGGAAGGAAGTGGGCGGTGATAAGAAAGGGACACAAGACTGGActcagtggctcctgcctggaatcccagcactttggaaggccaaggcaggcagatcatttgggttaggagaccagcctggccaacatggtgaaaccccttccctactaaaaatacaaaaatcagctaggcatggtggtgcacacctgtaatcccaactccttgggaggctgaggcaggagtatcacttgaaactgggagacaaaggttgcagtgagctaagattgcgcgtttgcactcctgcttgggcaatagagcaagactctgtctccaaaaaaaaaaagagacacgaGAAAATCTGGGAGGCAGTGCTGGTGGATATTGTCACTGTCTTGATTGTGGTAGTGGTTTTGTGTGTATATTCATAAGTCAAAATGtatcaaattgtatactttaaaaatatacagtttaaTGGATgataattatacttcaataaagttaatttttaaaaaatcaaaaagttaaaagtgaTAAATGAGGAATAAATTGTGAGAGAAGGTTGTGGACTAAGACATGAATCAGAAAGAATGTCCATTGGTTAACAGGAGAAGAGATTGGAGATGGGTTGTCAGTAAAGTACTGAGAATGTGCTAATAGTCTGTTCTAACCAAtcctaaaatgtgttttaaacGGGATAGAACCAAACCTATAACCACAGTtactaaataatttgttttctcttttaggaAAAGCGTGCAAGTATCAGTGATGCTGCCCTGTTAGACATCATTTGTAAGTGTCAGTGATTTGTATTTATACTTAACCAATCAGTTTATTAGAggcaattttgtttctttctttgtgagacagggtctccctctgtcgcccaggctggagtgcagtaacgccatctcagctcaccgcgacctctgcctcctggattcaagtgattctccaacctcagcctcccgagtagctgggactatagcagTGCACCACCatgtatggctaattttttgtattttttgccacaaggttttgccgtgttgcccaggctggtctccagctcctgggctaaagtgttcctcctaccaaagtgctgggattataggtgtgaaccgcTGTACTTGTCCCAGAAGCAATTTTGTATATAACGCCTCAGAGTCTAGAGTTCAGGAGACCTTGTTTCAAATCCCAGTATGTCACTCAGCCGTATGTTCTTTGACAAGTTGCatcacctttctgagcctcagactTCAAGCAGAGATAATAGTACATTATCTACTTCACGGTATtcttgttaggattaaatgaggtagtgCCCGAGAAGCTGTTAGCATGGTAACTGGCACATCAGAAACACAAAGTAAATGTTTGGCTTTGTATTACTCAGGTTGCCAACTTACAACAGCTCAACTTAAAAATTTTCAACTAGTATGAAAGCAGCAGACATTCAAcagaaaccatactttgagtTCCTATACAACCATTCTTTTCTCACTTTCAGTACAGCATTTAGTAAGTTACATGAGGTATGCAACAGTTTATGATAGAAGACTCTGTTGGATGATTTTgctcaactgtaggctaatgtaagtgctCTGAGCACACATAAGGTAGGCTGGGCTAAGCTAAGATATATGAAGGTTAGGTGAATTATTTTCACCTCAAGGTGGATTTATCAGGCATagccccatcataagtcaagaagcatctgtattattattaaaggatttgaaaatatctttctgAAAATTTGTTCCTATTACAGTGTAGcttctcacctctcctcccttccatttcattgatttttgtctaGCTTTCCTGTCTGTACTTTTTCAAGATGTCTGTTTTTTTTATCAGAAGGCAGCATAATATAGGGGCTGAGAACACAGGCCCTGGGGCCAGACCTCTTGGGTTCATTTCATGGCTCCGTTACTGCCTCCCTGTGAGCCCTGGAGGAAGTTGGTTAACATCTCTGTGGCATACCGACATCTCTGGTATTATCATTTGACCAATCTGTATAATAGTGATAATATCACATAAGGTtatggtgaggattaaataagagtACATGTTAAATACTTAAAGCCTGGTATTAACTAATTGCAATCATTATGTATTAGCTGTTTTCTGTAAGTGtaacaaaaattatctttattaataCTTTGCTCCAACTCATGGCATGCTCCAATTCAGCTATTGCTGAATTTGGAGCATCTGCCTCTGATTTAGTTTGTCTCATTTTCAGTGGTTGGATTCTCTCAAGCATAAAAGGTGGATCCACACCATTCCCATTTCTCATACATTGATTCAAAAATTCATTAAGCAcctggctggacgcagtggctcacacctgtaatcccagcactttgggagaccaaggcaggtggatcacctgaggtcaggagttggagaccagcctggccactatggtgaaaccccatctctactaaaaatacaaaaaattagccgggcatgatggcaggtacctgtaatctgctattcgggaggctgaggcaggagaatcatttgaacccaggagacagagattgcagtcagccaagatcacaccactgcactccagcctggcgacaccgtgagactctgtctcaaaaaaaaaaaggaaaaagaaaagaaaacctggtCTGAAGTCCAGAGGCACAGACAGAGGTCAGTGCAGAGACAATTTTAAGCCAGAAGGATGAAGGGATATGGTTGAACTTGCTAACTTCCTAGGTCCATTTCTACTCCAAGACACTCCAAGTTTGTAACTCCTGAAAGGTGTTTTCTGTCAtatacttattcattcattcgttcatcaAACATATACTgaagcctggtgtggtggtgtgggacacttgggaggctgaggcaggaggattgcttgagcccgcgAGTTCAAGTCTAGCCCagttaacatagtgagaccctgtctcttagaaaaacaaaacaaatattgagTGCTTGCTTTATGCCACGCAGTTAAGTTTAGACCTGGGACTACAACAGTGAACAGGTCCCTCATTTCCATCAGAGTCTAACTGGAAAGACAGGCAGTGTACAAATgaacatctaaataaataatgtggctgggcacgatggctcacgcctgtaatcccagcactttgggaggccaaggtaggtggatcacccgaggtcaggagttcgacactaacctggccaacatggtgaaacctcatgtctactaaaaatacaaaaaattagccaggcgttgtggcaggcaTGTGTAATtccagtactcgggaggctgaagcaggagaatcggttgaacccgggaggcacaggttgcagtgagctgagattgcactattgcactccagcctgggcaacaagggtgaaactccatctcaaaaaataataataataaatacacacatacatacatacatacataatgtgACATCAGGTAGTGATGAGTCCTCCGACAGGAACTGGGAACTAACGCAGGGTGTTTGGGGTAGGGTGATCCGGGCGGGGACTACTCTGAGTAGAGAGCAGAATGAGGTGGGGAGTAGGGTGTGTAAGGAGCTAGGAGAAGAGGCTCCAGGCAGAGGAACAGCTGGCTCAAATGTGGGTCCTGTGGGGCACAGCATTCCCTGTCGTGCCAGATTAATGTGGCATTCTGTGGAATGGAATAAATGGAATGTGGAAATGGAATAAATGGGCTAACATAGAATAAATACCAAAACTCAACTGTATTATCTAAGTCAGTTGAATTAAGTAATTATGATTTGCTTTATTTATATGAAGTACTTTAATCcatataaagtttatattttgaatacaaatcTGTATAACTCAATTTGTGAATTACTGTTACTTTCCCCAGTTTTAAAGTATAGAAATATCTATAAGCATATTACTTCAAAGTTCTATGATATGCTAGTAATAAagctttcttccctctctcagaTATGCAATTTCATCAGCACCAGAAAGTTTGGGAAGTTTTTCAGATGAGTAAAGGACCAGgtaatattttctgtttacaaTTGAATATTTGATAGTTTGGCTTggactcaggaagcagaggttacagcgagctgagattgcaccactgcactccagcctgggtaacagagcaagactctatatccaaaaaaaaaaaatagcagtatgttcctcatttctttcaaaatgaGGTGATTATTTATTACTCACTTTTGGAAAATGAGAAACATACTTCTTGGTGCCATGTCAGAAGTACTAGCACCATTTGTGTGATTTGATCATTATTACTCTGGAATTATACAAAATGCTTAGTTTCATGGTACTTTACGAATGTATTTACTGAAGACATTGTAGCtcccttgatttttctttatttttttttcactttggcaGGTGAAGATGTTGACCTTTTTGatatgaaacaatttaaaaattcgtTCAAGAAAATTCTTCAGAGagcattaaaaaatgtaagaataaaattcatcttttacataaaattcaaTGTCATGACGTCTGTGCACTTAAAATTTGCTActatcatagtttttttttaatttgtaagaaaTTCAGTTAGTAATAGTTCATACGGTTCTACTCCATATCAGAAACACACTGTAAATATTATGAaaacttccctttcctctctcctgtccATTCAGGGCCTGAGGCTTCTTTTTCCAGAGGAGCTCAGTCCAACAGAGctttctgcagtgatggaaatgcTCTGTATTGGCACTGTTCAGTTCAGCCACATGTAGCTGCTGAGCACTTGCGGCTAGTGTGACTGAGCAGctgaatttttaatctttttttttttttctttccttgagacagagtcttactctgttgcccaggctggagtgcagtggcgagatctcggctcactgcaactgcctcctgggttcaagcaattcttctgcctctgcctcccgagtagctgggactacaagcacgcaccaccatgcccagctaatttttgtatttttagtagtgatggggtttctccatgttgaccaggctggtctcgaactcctaacctcagatgatctgcctgcctcggcctcccaaagtgctgggattacaggtgtgagccaccgcacccagcctgaatttttaatctttttaaacttcaatgattttttacattaaatagccacatgtagctagtagTTCCAGTAATAGTCAGTGCAAACCTGAAGCACCCTTGATTTTAcagatgtttttgcttttttaatgtaaaacaaaGAAGCTATTCAGAATAAGACAATCTTCCATTCAAGGCAGTAGAGGCCCACTGAGCATGTGACTGGGTCCAAGCTCTATGATGCTCACTCAGGAAAGTCAGACAGCTGTGTGCCGCCATACCCTGGACTGGGGAGACTTTCTTGTCTCCTGCACTGAGGGAATTTGGAAAAGCTGCTAAAGAATGAGCAGAATTTGCTAGTGCCACTGTAACAACCCACTTTTCCTAGAACAAGATCTCAGAGGGAGGAAACAGAGACGTGGGCAAGCTGAGTGCATCTCACTCAAGTCCCTCCTTTCTAGGCTCAGAGCTTTAAAGGGAAGCTGAATCAGAGGGGAGCTGATAATCCAGGAGCAGCCTATTAAATTCCAGACCAATTGGCAACCatatttaaaagtttggaaaggcCTGTATTTTATCCATGAAGTGGATTCAAGGTAGTACCTCTGGTCTTGCCATGTAACATTCTTTTAGAGGAGTTTTTAGCTTCTGAGCTAAATGCATAAGAGCATTAGGAATAGTATATTTTCAAGCCCATTATTACATAGAAATCTTCTTTAAGCCCATTATGACATAgaaatcttctttttcttcttctttttgttttgtttttgtttttttttggaaacgtggtctcactctgttgcccaggctggaatgcactgacatgatctcggctcactatagtctagacctcccaggctcaagccatcctcccacctcagcctcttgagtagctgggactataggcacatgtcaccgtgcctggcttttttttttttttccggtagATActgagtttcactatgttgtccaggttggtctcaaaactcctgggctcaagcgatcctcctacctcagcctcccaaagtgctaggattacaggcataagccacaacacccagcctaATTACATAGAAATCTTACTGTTAAAGTTTATAGCGTGTGCTAGGTCTGGGTTAGATGCTAAGAAGGCTTCATTATAAAACAAGTATCTCATTTGTAAGGCTGCCTTACCTCATAAATTCTTACGTAAGGAGGAACAGTTTTCAGGACAAGCCCAAGAAATTATTGAAAAAACaatcacctctacaaaaaaaaacttttttaaaaaaattagccaggcatgatggcacgtgcctgtggtctcagctactagggaggctgagatgggattgcttgagcccaggaagttgaggctgccgtgagcaggctatgatcatgccacagcactccagcctgagcaactgagcaagacctagtctcaaaaaaaaaaaaagaactgaaaaggattttttttttttaaaatcacaaaatgttTTCCCAAAGATTCTCAAAATACTCATGAAAAGCAGAAAAGACTGCCAGGTCTCAACCTGCATACAAGAGTATAGGGACATCATTGTTCACCCCTAATAAGCACCTGGAGTTGGTGCCACAGTGAAATTTTAATTAGGaaattaagccttttttttttttctttaataaggtGACAGTCAGCTTCAGAGAAACTGAGGAGAATGCAGTCTGGATTCGAATTGCCTGGGGAACACAGTACACAAAGCCAAACCAGTACAAACCTACCTACGTGGTGTACTACTCCCAGACTCCGTACGCCTTCACGTCCTCCTCCATGCTGAGGCGCAATACACCGCTTCTGGGTCAGGTATGGAAAAAATTATTACaagctataatattttattatcctATCTCAAAGGTCTATATAGATTTTAACTGTTGAATAAGTATTTGATAGAGAatactaggccaggtgcagtggcatgtacctgtggtcccagctacttgggaggctgaagtgggaggattgctcgtgCCCACGAGtccaaggctgccgtgagctgcgATCACAAGACAAAGCAacaccccacctctaaaaaaacaaaaaaaagatatagaataCCACATGTAATTCTTGTTCTCCTAAAATAAGAAACAGAGTGTTGTTATCTGCAGATGGGAACATGGCATAAGATATTAGATTGGagctatattttattgttttttgatcTAGAAATAATGCatacttaatataaaaaaatGCAACCGATACAGAAGTCTCTAAAGATAAAAAGTCTTCAAAGCTTCATACCCCTTTTCCCTATTCCGTTCGTTCAAAATAACTACTGTCAAAGTTTGCTATTTCCTTTGACAAGATGGTTATTAGAAAAGCCAgggtaggccaggcgcggtgctcatgtctgtaatcccaatactttgggaggccgaggcaggtggatcacctgaagtcaggagtttgagaccagcctggccaacatggtaaaaccctgtctctactaaaaatacaaaaaaattagccaggcgtggtggtgggcacctgtaatcccagttacttgggaggctgaggcaggagaattgcttgaacccgggaggcagaggttgcagtgagcccatatcgcaccattgcactccagcctgggcaacgagaaagaaactccgtcttaaaaaaaaaaaaaaattaacataacatTTCCACGTGGTTACAAATGAATATACCTCATTACTTTTTCATAATTGTATAATTTGCTTATTAAtgaacattattttcatttgtaaccATTTCTCCCACATTCCATACACAAGGAGACTGCTTTCACATAAGATGTAGCCTCTGTTCCGAGCCTGCTTCTCTTTATGGTTCTGCCTTTAATATCACAGGCTTCCTAGCATCTTTCCCCAAAGTTAGTTCTCCCTAAATTGGCCTGGCACTTGCTGCTACCACTGTTAGCATTCACAACCTCAGTGGCACCTTCAATTGGTTCCAGAGCTGCCACATCAGCTGGTTGTAGGCGAGCAGCTCCACCATCCTGGCTGCATCATGTCCTGTCACTCCACAGCAGAGTGGGGTGGAGGTGCGGTGTGGAGTACCAAGGACTCCACTGTTGTGACCAGGCGAGCCCTAGGTAGTAAATGACTACTTGCTTGTCATTTAAGTTTTTTGGTGGTTTATTGAAATGGCAAAGACTGCTACTCACTTCTATTTCCTTAAAACACTTCTTTACATTTGGGGTCTCCTGCTCCATGATACATAGTGGTCTTTCATCCACTTATAGCCAGGTGAGTACACCTTGCCACAGGTAGTTTAAACATTACCCCAAAggctaatgttctttttttttttttgagacagggtctcactctgtcacccagggtggggtgcagtggggcgatcttggctcactgcaccctccacccccaaggttcaagcgattctcctgcctcagcctcccaagtagctgggactacaagcactcaccactatgcctggctaacttatttttctatttttagtggaggtggggtttcaccatgttgcccaggctggtctcaaactcccgacttcaagtgatccacctgccttggcctgccaaagcgctgggattacagccgtgagccactgcgcggaCTAATGTTCATTTCTATTGTGTATCTTAAGGCAAACTTGTCTGTTCTCTAGATCAGGTTAAACATCTTATCCTATCATAGTAATTCTGTTTCAGTCTTCTTTTCCCCTAATGACAGGAAACTCTTATGAGCTGTATTCAATACACACTTATTTCTTCAGTATTTGCCAAAAAGCATACATATCTGCGTTTTTGTATGGCAATATCATTATGGTATTAGATGACTGATATTCAAAAACAGTAACATTTTGAGTATTTATTGTTTATTCCAAAGTCTGAACTTGATTTATTAGTAACTCCTAACTTTAAACAGGATCGCTTTTCTAAGAAATGATACAAAAGACTGCATTTATCAGAGTATTAATGCCATTAACCACTTTGTTTTTGAAGCTCAGTAACAGGCTATCAGATGTTTTTCTAGACTTCTTTTTACACTTACGGGGAAACTATTCCCTAATTGCAGCTCTTACATTTTACTTTGACAAGTATTATAAACACAGAGGCAGTAATCCTAGTAATAGTCTTGCAAATTTTCATTTCAAGGCGCTGACAATTGCTAGCAAACACCATCAGATTGTGAAAATGGACCTGAGAAGTCGGTATCTGGACTCTCTTAAGGCTATTGTTTTTAAACAGTATAATCAGGTGAGCCAATCAGTGACTCTCTTTAAAGgtaaatctttattttctctttgacaCAGGAGTTAGAAGCTACTGGGAAAATCTACCTCCGACAAGAGGAGATCATTTTAGATATTACCGAAATGAAGAAAGCTTGCAATTAGTgaacatgaaaggaaaataaaaattcctcaCAGTCATCTTTTTATAATTGTATTGTGTTTTATACCACTCATTAGTCACTGGAGTCTGTGTTGTAGATCTCAGCTTCCAAATCACCTGATCACActagaatttgttttctctttagagAAACTTCACATTATCTTTTGAAgctaaatatattattctatgaAACAACAGAGAAGTAGAATTAACTTTTTGTCCCATCACTCAAGCAGGTTATACAGGCACTGGAATTAAAGGGAAAAGCAGTGGTTTTTTAAATCCCAAAgttcatttgttaaaataatttgaatgtaaTGTTCCCCTCTAATGACAAATACAGATCTGTCCTTACAGATGCAGGGGTgttttttcaaactatgcatGGCAGATGTCTGCATATGTGTTGACACTCCTGTGAGTGGATTGTTAATGCTCTGTGTATATCTTTGAGCCACTAGAGATGTTATACTTCTGTATTTTCATCTGTTCTAAGCAGAAAGAAGTGACAGCTCTCTGCAAGCAGTCCCTCTTTAAGGAAAAACTAACATTAAGAAGTTATatcatgaggccaggcacagtggttcacgcctatgatcccagcactttaggaggccaaggtgggaggaatgcttgagcccaggagtttgagatgagcctgggcagcatagggagaccacatctctacaaaacaaaaaataaataatatatattttttaaacttagatCATGATTTTCTTCTCTAGCCATCCCCTCCTACCTACTACCCTCTCACCAAATTGATATAAACTGTTCTGCTATAATACGACAGTagtggccaggcaccatggctcatgcctgtaaccctagctctttgggaggccaagaagggcaaatcccttgagcccaggagttcaagaccagcttgggcaatatggcgaaaacccgtctctacaaaaaatacaacaaataaccaggcatgccgggcgcggtggctcacacctgtaatcccagcactttgggagtccgaggcgggcggatcacaaagtcaggagatcaagaccatccttgctaacacggcgaaaccttgtctctactaaaaatacaaaaaaattagccaggcatggtggcgggtgcctgtagtcccagctacttgggaggctgaggcaggagaatggcatgaaaccgggaggcagagcttgcagtgagtggagatagtgccactgcactccagcctgggcgacagagtgagactctgtctcaaaaaaaaaagtagccaggtgtggtgccgcatgcctatagtcccagctacctgggaggctgagttaggaggatctCCAAAGcccagggagactgaggctgcagtgagccatgatcatgccactcactccagcccgagcaacagaCTGAGatattgtctaaaaaaaaaaaaaagacagtggcaTTCTTACGAAAATCCACGTTGTCAAGCACAGAACTATAAAAACAATGGATTCAGTGGGTGAAGGTAGGAGAAGGGGTTCAAGAGATTCAGACTTACAGTAGGAAAGTTATTTTTCCAATCTCAGTAAGTTTTTTAGGGTTATGAAGATTGAGCACTGACGACGCTGAAATACCACAGTGCAAATGCTTCCGTAGATTCCCTGGGCTCTGCACTCACCAGATCCATTTCTATGATAAAGCACAGAGCTCCTCAAACAGAACAGTCGAGTTGCAGGCTCAGCAGCCTCCTTGTCAGTGTCCTGCTCAACTCAGCCAACTCAGCCAGGATATGGCTTTGGATCTTtctgttggaaaaaaataaacatttgacatactttaatatactaaaaaaaaaattaatatctgtACTTCAAGATGTCAAGATTAgtaaaatattcacttttttttccctagacCTTTGAAACTCACAACTCTACGACACCTCTACAGGAAAGAAGCCTTGGACTAGATATAAATAGTACGTGTGTGTTAATATGAAACTGAATTTTGGAAATGCATCATTCCCTTATAGATTTCTTTCACTTGGTAAAACGTGTATAGTAGGAtcctaatttaaaact containing:
- the CENPN gene encoding centromere protein N isoform 1 (isoform 1 is encoded by transcript variant 1), whose amino-acid sequence is MDETVAEFIKRTILKIPMNELTTILKAWDFLSENQLQTVNFRQRKESVVQHLIHLCEEKRASISDAALLDIIYMQFHQHQKVWEVFQMSKGPGEDVDLFDMKQFKNSFKKILQRALKNVTVSFRETEENAVWIRIAWGTQYTKPNQYKPTYVVYYSQTPYAFTSSSMLRRNTPLLGQALTIASKHHQIVKMDLRSRYLDSLKAIVFKQYNQTFETHNSTTPLQERSLGLDINMDSRIIHENIVEKERVQRITQETFGDYPQPQLEFAQYKLETKFKSGLNGSILAEREEPLRCLIKFSSPHLLEALKSLAPAALVCRIQKLLCYSGSHSQGTQDPSSWQKDLYLLFVPLYPRC
- the CENPN gene encoding centromere protein N isoform 4 (isoform 4 is encoded by transcript variant 4); the encoded protein is MDETVAEFIKRTILKIPMNELTTILKAWDFLSENQLQTVNFRQRKESVVQHLIHLCEEKRASISDAALLDIICEDVDLFDMKQFKNSFKKILQRALKNVTVSFRETEENAVWIRIAWGTQYTKPNQYKPTYVVYYSQTPYAFTSSSMLRRNTPLLGQALTIASKHHQIVKMDLRSRYLDSLKAIVFKQYNQTFETHNSTTPLQERSLGLDINMDSRIIHENIVEKERVQRITQETFGDYPQPQLEFAQYKLETKFKSGLNGSILAEREEPLRCLIKFSSPHLLEALKSLAPAGIADAPLSPLLTCIPNKRMNYFKIRDK
- the CENPN gene encoding centromere protein N isoform X2 translates to MDETVAEFIKRTILKIPMNELTTILKAWDFLSENQLQTVNFRQRKESVVQHLIHLCEEKRASISDAALLDIIYMQFHQHQKVWEVFQMSKGPGEDVDLFDMKQFKNSFKKILQRALKNVTVSFRETEENAVWIRIAWGTQYTKPNQYKPTYVVYYSQTPYAFTSSSMLRRNTPLLGQTFETHNSTTPLQERSLGLDINMDSRIIHENIVEKERVQRITQETFGDYPQPQLEFAQYKLETKFKSGLNGSILAEREEPLRCLIKFSSPHLLEALKSLAPAGIADAPLSPLLTCIPNKRMNYFKIRDK
- the CENPN gene encoding centromere protein N isoform X3, yielding MDETVAEFIKRTILKIPMNELTTILKAWDFLSENQLQTVNFRQRKESVVQHLIHLCEEKRASISDAALLDIIYMQFHQHQKVWEVFQMSKGPGEDVDLFDMKQFKNSFKKILQRALKNVTVSFRETEENAVWIRIAWGTQYTKPNQYKPTYVVYYSQTPYAFTSSSMLRRNTPLLGQELEATGKIYLRQEEIILDITEMKKACN
- the CENPN gene encoding centromere protein N isoform 2 (isoform 2 is encoded by transcript variant 2), translating into MDETVAEFIKRTILKIPMNELTTILKAWDFLSENQLQTVNFRQRKESVVQHLIHLCEEKRASISDAALLDIIYMQFHQHQKVWEVFQMSKGPGEDVDLFDMKQFKNSFKKILQRALKNVTVSFRETEENAVWIRIAWGTQYTKPNQYKPTYVVYYSQTPYAFTSSSMLRRNTPLLGQALTIASKHHQIVKMDLRSRYLDSLKAIVFKQYNQTFETHNSTTPLQERSLGLDINMDSRIIHENIVEKERVQRITQETFGDYPQPQLEFAQYKLETKFKSGLNGSILAEREEPLRCLIKFSSPHLLEALKSLAPAGIADAPLSPLLTCIPNKRMNYFKIRDK